ATAATCATGTCATCAATCACGTCTCGAACAATGTGATTCAAAAGACGAATTGCAACACCTGAATTATTTGGGAGATGAATGTGTAGCGCTCTGCGTCCTCTCTCACTCAAGATTTGCATGTCGCCAATCGCTTGGGCGTGTGCTAAAGTTCCAAGAGTTGGAGCTTTCGCATGATCGCCAAGCTCAATGTCTTTTAGCTCACTAGCTGAAACAATTAAAAACACGCCGTTGTTAGGGCCACCTTTTTGCAACTGACCAGTGCTGTGTAAAAATCTTGGACCAATTTCAAGGCAAGACATAACTCCAAATGCATGAGCCACACTTGAGCGAATTTTATCGAGAGCCTCACGACGTCCTTCTCCAGTAAATGGCAAAAAGGCATTTACACTGAAATAGTCGCCAGGTTCTATTGACTCAAAAAGAGCGCGAATTGATTCATGCAATGTGTCACACTCAGGAATTGCATCACTTGCAAACACAAGAGCTTCGCCCATGTACGCCTCTTCTGCATAGCTAACTTTTCTTCCGCGATCAAGGTTTCCTTCTTCCAAAACCTTTAAAGTAGCAGCTTTTGCAGAAGCAACATCTGGCTGGTCAAACGGACAGATTTTCATAAGCCATCCACACATTGCAATTGCATATTCCCAAATTACAAAATGTTGTGCAAGCTCGTAAACACTAGAAATGCTGAATTTCTTAACAGGAATGTTTTCATCAATATATTTCAAAGACAACTCAAAGGAAGCCTTTTCATCCCAAAAGTCAGTCTCAGTTTCGTACATAATTGCAGTTCTGTCGCCGGTGTCTTTTGAGAGAAGAAGCGAGTCAATTTCAATGTTAGGCGTGACGCCTTTTCCATTCTTGCCTAATGACTCCGCAACGAGCTGTTCAATCCACAGGCCCAAAACACGACCACGTTTTGGTGTGAGAAACGAAAACTTGTTGCGACCACGCTCGTAGTTTTCAAAGAGAAACGCAGCAAGTTCAACAGCGGGATTTGAGGTCACATCTGCTCTGCATTGCTCTTCAGCGTCTGCTGCAAATTCAAGAAACTTAATGATGTCAATTCCAGTTAAGGCAGCAGGCACTAAGCCAAACACCGAAAGTGCGGAATAACGGCCTCCAACGCTTTCCTTCCCATAGAAAATCTTTCGCCAGCCTTCTTCTTGCGCCATTTTGTCAAGCGAAGAGCCAGGGTCAGTAATAGCAACGAGGTGGTTAGGCAATTCATCTCCCAAAATTGGCGCGAAAGCCTGTTTAATTGCAATTAAAAGCGAGTTTGGCTCGATGGTGCCACCACTCTTTGATGAGACGAGAAGAAGCGTCTCGAAAGGGTTAGTTGTTTCCAAAAATTCACGAACACGCACAGGTGAGACCGAGTCAATAATGCGAAACGTGACATTTCCACGATCTTGCTTGTCATATTTTGTGATTGTCATTGGAGCTTGCGTTGAGCCGCCTTGCCCAAGAAGTACAACTTTGTTCAAGCCGTCATTTCTCGCCTGTCTTGCGAAAGAAATGATAGAGCCTGGCGAAACAGGAGGCCTTGAGGCTAAATCGCGCCAACCCATAAACTGCGCGGCACATTCCATTGCGTCTTCAGAAAAGTCGTAGAGGCTTGCATCTCCTGCACCAATTCTTCTAGCTACGCTGTTTTCCACCAGCAGCTTTGACGCTGAATTATCGCTCATATAAAACTCCTTTAGCTAAAGTCATGATTATATCACGCTGGGACTTTCGCTGCACTTCGCTTGAGCTTGCGCAAACGCCAGCACGTGTGCCAGACACACAATCTTTAAAAGAAAAAAAGCCCAGCTAAAGCCAGGCTTTTCATTGTTATTTATTCAAAAATCGGAATTCTGCAAACCCTAAAACGAGCCTACTCTGCAGGATGCGTTGCTGTCTGCATTCCCTGGAGATAGTTCCAATAGGAATCGACATCTTCTTTAATTTCCTCAAGAAGACCAGCATTTTCCGGTTTAAAGAGATGTTTGAAACGACCTTGTGGTTTCAAGAAGTCCTCAAGAGGCACACGCTTGTTCTCTTTAACGTCGGTTACGTTCCACACACCATTTTCAACTTCGAACAAAGGCCAGTAACGTGAGTTAACTGCCGCACGACAAATTTGAGCCGTCAAATCCTCGGAATATCTCCAACCACGTGGACAAGGAGCAAGCACTACGAGGAAGGCAGAACCTTCGCACTCAAACGCTTTAGCTGCCTTTGCAGTGAGATCTTTCCAATGTCCCACAGTAGATTGAGCAACATATGGAATGTGATGAGCTGCAATCACACTTGCGAGGTCT
This portion of the Phoenicibacter congonensis genome encodes:
- a CDS encoding glucose-6-phosphate isomerase, whose translation is MSDNSASKLLVENSVARRIGAGDASLYDFSEDAMECAAQFMGWRDLASRPPVSPGSIISFARQARNDGLNKVVLLGQGGSTQAPMTITKYDKQDRGNVTFRIIDSVSPVRVREFLETTNPFETLLLVSSKSGGTIEPNSLLIAIKQAFAPILGDELPNHLVAITDPGSSLDKMAQEEGWRKIFYGKESVGGRYSALSVFGLVPAALTGIDIIKFLEFAADAEEQCRADVTSNPAVELAAFLFENYERGRNKFSFLTPKRGRVLGLWIEQLVAESLGKNGKGVTPNIEIDSLLLSKDTGDRTAIMYETETDFWDEKASFELSLKYIDENIPVKKFSISSVYELAQHFVIWEYAIAMCGWLMKICPFDQPDVASAKAATLKVLEEGNLDRGRKVSYAEEAYMGEALVFASDAIPECDTLHESIRALFESIEPGDYFSVNAFLPFTGEGRREALDKIRSSVAHAFGVMSCLEIGPRFLHSTGQLQKGGPNNGVFLIVSASELKDIELGDHAKAPTLGTLAHAQAIGDMQILSERGRRALHIHLPNNSGVAIRLLNHIVRDVIDDMIIEKQAK